In Paenibacillus sp. G2S3, a single window of DNA contains:
- a CDS encoding AraC family transcriptional regulator: protein MKGIVHRRIVFPHEGGQHLPITLDSIGHNHQQEKVSRSDGYETYHWLQTASGEGVIHFENKSFFLPAGSGVLLLPYTPHRYEASAANWSTSYLTFGGSSAGSILETLGMNMNSFYSWEKEAPLSKLLREILDRYDASQDMFGLAASTDAYRFLLTLSKYGQLHNNTTISRNVDKLQPLLKWMDSHYGDPDLGLNDLADQLSVSGRYLNNLFIQTFGLSPYAYFVRLRIRKSKEMLVSQPDLTVKVISQRVGFRDVSHYVATFRKQSGTTPEQFRRLH, encoded by the coding sequence TTGAAGGGAATCGTGCATCGTAGAATTGTGTTCCCCCATGAGGGTGGACAGCATCTACCTATCACTTTAGACAGTATTGGTCACAATCATCAGCAGGAAAAAGTATCTCGCTCCGATGGCTACGAAACCTATCATTGGCTCCAAACAGCATCGGGTGAAGGTGTGATTCATTTTGAGAATAAAAGCTTCTTCCTTCCCGCAGGCAGTGGTGTATTACTTCTCCCCTATACCCCACATCGCTATGAAGCTTCGGCTGCTAACTGGAGCACCTCTTATTTAACGTTCGGAGGCAGCTCCGCAGGGTCTATTTTGGAGACGCTCGGGATGAATATGAATTCTTTTTACAGTTGGGAAAAAGAGGCGCCTCTCTCCAAGCTGCTAAGAGAAATACTTGATCGTTATGACGCCTCACAGGACATGTTTGGTCTAGCCGCCTCCACTGATGCTTATCGCTTTCTGCTTACTTTAAGCAAATACGGGCAACTACATAACAATACGACCATTTCCCGTAATGTCGATAAGCTGCAGCCGCTACTGAAATGGATGGACAGCCATTATGGTGATCCTGATCTCGGACTTAACGATCTAGCCGATCAGCTCAGCGTATCAGGGCGATATCTCAACAATCTATTCATACAAACCTTTGGGCTATCTCCTTATGCCTATTTCGTACGGCTACGTATCCGTAAAAGCAAAGAAATGCTCGTAAGCCAGCCAGATCTTACTGTAAAAGTCATCTCGCAGAGAGTCGGTTTCCGTGATGTTAGCCATTATGTAGCCACCTTTCGCAAGCAGTCGGGGACTACACCGGAGCAATTTAGAC